The sequence AGTAAATTACTCATTTTCTCTACCAGATGAAGCTCAAGTAGGTGATGCGTTGACGTTTGAACTACCGGCTATTTTACAAATGGTAAACTACAGTGACTTTCCATTACTTAGTAAAATGGGGAGTGAAATTGGTATAGCAAAAATCGATCGAGCAACAAACAAGGTTACCGTGATATTCAATCAATATGTAAGCAATCACAATGCGATCAACGGCCAATTCTTTTTCTGGGTAAAACTTGTAAATGACCAAACAATAGATGGAGATAACGAAATTCCAATACCTGTTAATGGTACGACAAGTGATCTTACACTTATGGCAAATAAAACGAGTGGTGTCAGTACTGGTATTACGAATCCTACGACTATTTTTAAAAGTGGTAAATTCGATTCAATCGATCCTCAAAAAATCAATTGGACGATTTCGATCAATAATTCAGGACAAAATCTGTTAATGCCAATCATTAATGATACCCTAGGAGCAGGTCAACAACTGCTTAACGGTACATTCAGTGTTAATTATCGTGATGTCGATAAAAAAAGTTTAAAAAAATATCCACTTCCAAGCAACTTTGAAGGCGATCTAACCAAAGTAGAATCAACTCTAAATGGTTTTGTATTATCCCTTGAAAATTTAGGTAGTTATAGCGGATTAAAAGGATATGTGTCAGCAGTTGTCAATTATAGTACAAAAGTCACTGATTCATCAGTGAAATATATTAATCAGGTCAATACGTTAGATGAGTTTGGAATGGTTCAATCAAGAAACGCTAGTTTAACCAGTTATGCAAATGGTGGGAGTGGAAATGGAGATGTAAATCAAATCATCGATAGCATCACAGATAAAATCGATGAAGTTGAAAGTATTGATTTAGACGAATTAACTGAATCATCTGCCAAAAAACTAACAGAAGCTAAAGAGAATGCCCAAACAGCTGTAAACAACGAAGACGCAATGCCAACTGATTTAGAGTCTGCTACTGAACTATTGGTTGAGCGGTTAGTTACAGTAGAAGAAATTGCTAAACCGGCCGATATCGATGAATTAGAAGCAATTATCGAACAAAATGATGGACTAAAAGAAGATGCCTACACGCCGGAAACTTGGAAAACATGGATTGATAAGAAAACGGAAGCTATTAAACTTATACAAGTAGCCAAAGAAACGCCTGAAACTGTTAGTCGCAATGAAATCAATCAGATAACACAAGAATTGAAAACAGCCAGAGCAAATCTAATTGAAGCTGTTACTCCGTCTGAGACAAGAGAATCAGAGTTATCTAGTGAACCATCCACTACGGAAACAACCAATGCTTCTCAAAGTACCACTAGCATTCAAAATGAAAAAAACTCTGGAAATCAGCAACAACTACTAAAGACTGGAGAAAATAAGTCACCTCTCTTAGTTTTAATCGGAGTACTTTTATTATTGGTGGCAACTTGGATATTGGTTGCCAAAAAGCAAGTTGAGAATTAAGTACCAAGTGTTAGCGTATATTTTGAAATAATATAAAAATAAGCTATAAACAAAAGAAGAAAATTCTTCTTCATTGTTTATAGCTTATTTTCGTTAAGCAACTGTTGATTGCCCCTGCCAAGGTAGATTAATTATAACACATATATAGCTGAAAGCGCTAAAAATCAGCAGTTTAAAGCTTTT is a genomic window of Enterococcus haemoperoxidus ATCC BAA-382 containing:
- a CDS encoding Ig-like domain-containing protein, which produces MMMSVKRFAKISAFLCIFWLLVIGISTKTRAVENSSSTIETHTISSTENKEPQSKISATTNSDSTTLSTEESSIENQINLQPTVKANKEYGSELLTSVSLTDIANNLVHRVKNSDKIKVNYSFSLPDEAQVGDALTFELPAILQMVNYSDFPLLSKMGSEIGIAKIDRATNKVTVIFNQYVSNHNAINGQFFFWVKLVNDQTIDGDNEIPIPVNGTTSDLTLMANKTSGVSTGITNPTTIFKSGKFDSIDPQKINWTISINNSGQNLLMPIINDTLGAGQQLLNGTFSVNYRDVDKKSLKKYPLPSNFEGDLTKVESTLNGFVLSLENLGSYSGLKGYVSAVVNYSTKVTDSSVKYINQVNTLDEFGMVQSRNASLTSYANGGSGNGDVNQIIDSITDKIDEVESIDLDELTESSAKKLTEAKENAQTAVNNEDAMPTDLESATELLVERLVTVEEIAKPADIDELEAIIEQNDGLKEDAYTPETWKTWIDKKTEAIKLIQVAKETPETVSRNEINQITQELKTARANLIEAVTPSETRESELSSEPSTTETTNASQSTTSIQNEKNSGNQQQLLKTGENKSPLLVLIGVLLLLVATWILVAKKQVEN